In the genome of Campylobacter avium LMG 24591, the window CAATCTTTTTAAAAAGAACGCAAGAAAAGCCTTTTAAAATCGTACAAAAATTTAATGACTTTTTTGACTACAGCACAGTAATTTTTACGAAAGGCGTTAGCTTTGTTTTAAAAAGACCTAAAAGCTTTTTAGCTGTTTTTGTTGTTTTCTTGGGTATTATTTGGGGCTTTTTTAAGATTATGCCGGGTTCTTTGGTTCCTGCTGAGGATCAAAGCTTTGTTATGGCTATTACAAATTTACCTCCTGCCTCATCTTTACATAGAACTGTGGAATACATGGATAAGCTATCTAGTGATTTAGTAGCTATGCCTCCGGTTAAAAACTACATGTCTATGATAGGTTTTGACCTTTTCACTTCATCTTTGAAAGAAAATGCTGGAGTTCACTTTATAAATGTAAAGGATTTCAGCGAAAGAGATATAAGCTCAGCTGAATTTGCACAGCAATTAAATGCTAAATATTTTTTAAATCAAAACGCACAAACATTCTTTTTAACCCCGCCTCCTATACAAGGGCTTGGGCTTACCGGTGGCTTTGATATGTTCTTGCAAAACAGAAGCGGAAAAAGCTACGAGCAAATTCAAGAAGATGTTAATAAAGTTGTGATGGCTGCAAACGCACGCAAGGATTTAAGACAGGTAAGAACCACGCTGGATACAACCTTTCCTTTGTTTAAGCTAGAAGTAGATAGAGATAAGATAAAGTATTACAACCTAAGCTTGCAAGATGTCTTTACCACAATATCATCTACCATAGGTTCGTACTACATAAACGACTTTAACATACTTGGTAAAAATTTCCAAGTAAATGTAAGAGCCTTAGGGGATTTTAGAAATACACAAGAAGCGCTTAAAAAATTATATGTTCGCTCAAGCGATGGAAATATGATATCTCTAAGCTCTGTTTTAACGCTTAAAAGAAGCATAGGACCAGATGATGTTAAGAGATTTAACCTCTTCCCTGCAGCCCTAGTTCAAGGCTCGCCAGCTCCGGGATACACCTCAGGACAAGCTATACAGGCTATACAAGAAGTTGTTAAACAAACTTTAGGCGATGATTACACCATGGCTTGGTCGGGTTCTGCTTATCAGGAAGTAACAAATACAAGTGCGGGTTCTGTTTCCTTTGTGCTGGGCTTAATATTTGTTTTCTTAATCCTAGCTGCACAGTATGAAAGATGGCTAATGCCTTTAGCTGTTGTAACAGCTGTTCCTTTTGCTGTGTTTGGCTCTTTATTCTTAATGTGGGCAAGAGGTTTGGCGCTTGATGTGTATTTTCAAACGGGCTTACTTTTATTAATAGGCTTGGCTGCGAAAAATGCTATTTTGATAGTTGAATTTGCCATGGAAGAGCACTTAAAGAAAGGCAAAAGTATATTTGACGCCTCAATCGAAGCTGCAAAACTTCGCTTCAGGCCTATTTGTATGACTTCCTTGGCATTTTGCTTGGGTGTTGCACCGCTGTTTTTTGCAAGTGGAGCAGGTGCGGCAAGCAGACACTCGCTAAGCACAGGTGTAATAGGCGGAATGATTGCTGCTTCGACAATAGCATTATTTTTCGTGCCTTTATTTTTCTACCTATTAGAAAGCTTTAATGAATGGCTAGATAAAAAGAGAGGAAAACACAATGTTACCGTTCAATAAAATTTCAAGTCTAGCACTAGCATTTTTCTTTGTATCTTGCTCTTTAAAGCCAGAATTCAAGGAACCAGATGTTAGATTTAACAACAATATAAATGTAAGTAAATGTATAGAACAAGGCGGGCTAGACTGTGATACCTTTGACAATACCGAATCGGTTAAATTTGATGAGCAGTGGTGGAAGGTATTTAATGACCAAGACTTAAACGCCCTTGTTGATAAGGCTTTAAAGAATAATACTGATTTAAGACTTGCCTTTGTGAGATTTGAGCAGGCCGCTCAAACTCTTGGTATAGATAGAAGCGATTTATTCCCAGACCTTGATGGACAAATGGGCGTTACAAGGGCTAGTGATGGAGCAAATAGCTCAATTTCTGGCCGAAGACAGACCTCAACAAATTTAAATATGGGTTTAAATTTAAGCTATGAGCTTGATTTGTGGGGTAAATACAGGGATGGTTACTTTGCCTCATCCAAAGCTTATGAAGCTTCGATTTATGATTTTCAAAGCTCAAAATTAACCCTTGTATCAAATGTCGTAAAGATGTATTTTAATGCTATAAATTTAAACAGCCAAGTGCAAATTTTAGAACAAACAGTCGCAGACTACACCAAGGCTTATGAATTAAGGGATGAGCAGTTTAAGGTCGGAGCAATCGGAGAATACGAGCTATATAGCTACAAGGCTCAGCTTGAAACAGCGAAGGCTCAGCTTGAAACAGCGAAGGCTCAAAAAGATAATAATGACAAGGCTTTGATGATTTTAGTTTCATCAAATTTAAATGACATTTTATACGCTACCTCATCAAAAACAGACATAGAACATTTTAAAATCGAGCTTCCACAAGGCATAAGCAGTAAAATTCTACTTCAAAGGCCTGACATTAACGCTGCTTTAAGAAGACTAGAGCAACAAAACTACCTAATAGGAGTTGCTAGAACGGCTTATTTGCCGAGCATTTCTTTAACAGGCTTGTTAGGTTTTGGTAGCCCGCAGCTAAATAATGTACTAGATACTCAAAGCTTTAATTGGAGTGCTGGAGCTAATGCGGTACTGCCTATACTTCGTTGGGGTGAAATAAGATACAATGTAAATTTAGCAAAGCTAGCTAAAGACGAGGCGTATTTAAACTATGAAAGCATACTTAAAAACGCTCTAGGTGAGGTAAGAACTGCGTTGGTAAATAGAGAAAGTGCTTTTAACAACGAAAAAAACTACGCTCAACTTTTGCAGTCTCAAGAAAAAATTTATGAGCTAGAGCAGTTAAGATATGATAATGGTATCTCCTCATTAAATGACTTGCTTAGTGCTAGACAAAACTACCTTAGTGCCAAGCTAAGCTATGAAAGCTCTGTTTATAATTTACTTAGCT includes:
- a CDS encoding efflux transporter outer membrane subunit — encoded protein: MLPFNKISSLALAFFFVSCSLKPEFKEPDVRFNNNINVSKCIEQGGLDCDTFDNTESVKFDEQWWKVFNDQDLNALVDKALKNNTDLRLAFVRFEQAAQTLGIDRSDLFPDLDGQMGVTRASDGANSSISGRRQTSTNLNMGLNLSYELDLWGKYRDGYFASSKAYEASIYDFQSSKLTLVSNVVKMYFNAINLNSQVQILEQTVADYTKAYELRDEQFKVGAIGEYELYSYKAQLETAKAQLETAKAQKDNNDKALMILVSSNLNDILYATSSKTDIEHFKIELPQGISSKILLQRPDINAALRRLEQQNYLIGVARTAYLPSISLTGLLGFGSPQLNNVLDTQSFNWSAGANAVLPILRWGEIRYNVNLAKLAKDEAYLNYESILKNALGEVRTALVNRESAFNNEKNYAQLLQSQEKIYELEQLRYDNGISSLNDLLSARQNYLSAKLSYESSVYNLLSSVVDVIKAFGGGFDKANNQEASMQQDATNLDMSFRN
- a CDS encoding efflux RND transporter permease subunit, encoding MFSAFFINRPVFASVVSIIISLAGTIAVFSLPIEQYPSLTPPTVSVSATYTGADAKTIADTVAIPIEDAINGVENMIYLETTASSAGTMRMTVYFDIGSDPDLNTINVNNRISAATAKLPEGVRRLGVTVRKASSDSLGAITLSSKDGSMDATEIYNYALLNVLDDIKRIPGVGDATAIGNKNYSMRIWLNPDLLNKYQITAAEVIAAINEQNAQYATGKIGEEPVELKSPYVYSINVQGRLKTPQEFENVILRVNDDKSFLRVKDIATVEIGSQQYVSQGRIDGNDAVPIMVNLQSGANALEVAEALKARMNELAQSFPQGLEWNMPYDTTTFVKNSINEVAKTFIEALVLVALVMYMFLKNFRSTIIPLIAVPVSLLGTFIGLYILGFSINLLTLFALILAIGIVVDDAIIVVENIDRIIHEDKNISVKDAAIEGMKEMTSPVISIVLVLCAVFIPASFTSGFMGQIQKQFALTLAVSVAISGFVALTLTPALSAIFLKRTQEKPFKIVQKFNDFFDYSTVIFTKGVSFVLKRPKSFLAVFVVFLGIIWGFFKIMPGSLVPAEDQSFVMAITNLPPASSLHRTVEYMDKLSSDLVAMPPVKNYMSMIGFDLFTSSLKENAGVHFINVKDFSERDISSAEFAQQLNAKYFLNQNAQTFFLTPPPIQGLGLTGGFDMFLQNRSGKSYEQIQEDVNKVVMAANARKDLRQVRTTLDTTFPLFKLEVDRDKIKYYNLSLQDVFTTISSTIGSYYINDFNILGKNFQVNVRALGDFRNTQEALKKLYVRSSDGNMISLSSVLTLKRSIGPDDVKRFNLFPAALVQGSPAPGYTSGQAIQAIQEVVKQTLGDDYTMAWSGSAYQEVTNTSAGSVSFVLGLIFVFLILAAQYERWLMPLAVVTAVPFAVFGSLFLMWARGLALDVYFQTGLLLLIGLAAKNAILIVEFAMEEHLKKGKSIFDASIEAAKLRFRPICMTSLAFCLGVAPLFFASGAGAASRHSLSTGVIGGMIAASTIALFFVPLFFYLLESFNEWLDKKRGKHNVTVQ